The proteins below are encoded in one region of Limnochorda pilosa:
- a CDS encoding flagellar basal body L-ring protein FlgH: protein MNGWLGTGAWRAVARVLVAVSVVLVWPAGGADLAGRVEAQSLWPPEEPPTLFTDRRASRTGDLVTLVIEERTQGEQSAQTSTQNEHATDVSAGGLLAQWLPGLGLKAEQSGRGDGSTRRGSSLEARLTARVVEVTPDGNLRIEGTREIVINGERQKLTLSGLVRPADIRPDNTVLSSYLADARIELEGEGPVDALQHPGLLNDLFNWLF from the coding sequence GTGAACGGATGGCTGGGCACGGGCGCATGGAGAGCGGTGGCCCGGGTGCTGGTGGCGGTCTCGGTGGTCCTGGTCTGGCCGGCGGGAGGGGCAGACCTCGCGGGGAGGGTGGAGGCCCAGTCCCTCTGGCCCCCGGAGGAGCCGCCCACGCTCTTCACCGACCGCCGGGCGAGCCGCACGGGCGACCTGGTGACCTTGGTGATCGAGGAGCGGACCCAGGGCGAGCAGTCGGCCCAAACCAGCACTCAGAACGAGCACGCGACCGACGTGTCGGCCGGCGGCCTTCTGGCCCAGTGGCTGCCGGGCCTGGGCCTCAAGGCGGAGCAGAGCGGGCGAGGGGACGGATCGACGCGGCGAGGCAGCTCCCTGGAAGCGCGGCTCACCGCGCGGGTGGTGGAGGTGACCCCCGATGGCAACCTCCGCATCGAGGGGACCCGCGAGATCGTCATCAACGGCGAGCGCCAGAAGCTCACCCTGAGCGGCCTGGTACGGCCCGCCGACATCCGCCCCGACAACACCGTCCTCTCCAGCTACCTGGCCGACGCCCGCATCGAGCTGGAAGGCGAGGGGCCCGTGGATGCCCTCCAGCACCCGGGTCTCCTGAACGACCTTTTCAACTGGCTCTTCTGA
- a CDS encoding phosphodiester glycosidase family protein: MAVPEARGARGTVGRRRVTGLVLLLLGVWAVAHAWASGPPLDAGDPGGPRIVTSREIWIARGVRFGLLTLDTGAGLARAQVLRVDTRLAGVEVRPALAGATLGARATVGDQVRRAEALAGVNGTYYGSSGRPLGLLILDGSMVSEPVWRRTSLFFARGSGGEPRWWIGPGTFAGQVSGQGQVRLLDGVNRRPGPSELVVYTPVYGPSTETAGEATAWAVVEGKVVAAVAGGDLPIPPDGYVVAAGPRAWPPWPVETGIPLEASWGLAEPPPIGPVEWAVGGGPRLLREGAVEVTADLERFQPDVALGRAPRTAAGVDAQGRLILLTVNGRQASSVGLTLTETAHVMASLGSVDALNLDGGGSSTMVLRGDLFNLPSDGRERTVGNALLVFSSR, encoded by the coding sequence GTGGCGGTTCCGGAGGCCCGCGGGGCGCGGGGTACGGTGGGGCGCAGGCGGGTAACCGGCCTCGTCCTCCTGCTCCTCGGCGTCTGGGCGGTCGCTCATGCCTGGGCAAGCGGGCCCCCCCTCGACGCGGGGGACCCCGGCGGCCCCAGGATCGTGACCTCCCGGGAGATCTGGATCGCCCGGGGCGTCCGCTTCGGCCTGCTGACCCTCGACACGGGCGCCGGGCTCGCACGCGCCCAGGTCCTGCGGGTGGATACCCGCCTCGCGGGCGTGGAGGTCCGTCCCGCCCTGGCGGGCGCGACCCTGGGCGCGCGGGCCACGGTGGGCGACCAGGTGCGCCGGGCGGAGGCCCTGGCCGGGGTGAACGGCACCTACTACGGCTCCAGCGGGCGGCCCTTGGGCCTGCTGATCCTCGACGGCTCCATGGTGAGCGAGCCGGTCTGGCGTCGCACCTCGCTCTTCTTCGCCCGGGGTTCCGGCGGCGAGCCCCGCTGGTGGATCGGGCCCGGAACCTTTGCCGGCCAGGTGAGCGGGCAAGGCCAGGTCAGGCTTCTGGACGGGGTGAACCGCCGGCCGGGACCGTCGGAGCTCGTGGTCTACACCCCTGTCTACGGGCCCTCCACCGAGACCGCCGGGGAGGCGACGGCCTGGGCGGTGGTGGAGGGCAAGGTGGTGGCCGCCGTGGCGGGGGGCGACCTACCCATCCCTCCGGACGGGTACGTGGTCGCCGCCGGCCCCCGGGCCTGGCCGCCCTGGCCCGTCGAGACGGGCATCCCGCTGGAAGCCTCGTGGGGTCTGGCCGAGCCGCCCCCCATTGGGCCCGTGGAGTGGGCCGTTGGGGGAGGCCCCCGCCTCCTGAGGGAGGGCGCGGTGGAGGTGACGGCCGACCTCGAGCGGTTCCAGCCCGACGTCGCGCTGGGCCGGGCGCCGCGTACCGCCGCGGGGGTGGACGCGCAGGGCCGGCTGATCCTGCTGACGGTCAACGGCCGCCAGGCGTCCAGCGTCGGGCTGACCCTGACCGAGACGGCCCACGTCATGGCCAGCCTGGGGTCCGTGGACGCTCTGAACCTGGACGGCGGAGGCTCCAGCACCATGGTGCTCCGCGGGGATCTGTTCAATCTTCCGTCCGATGGGCGGGAGCGGACCGTGGGGAACGCGCTCCTGGTCTTCTCCAGCCGCTGA
- a CDS encoding SpoIVB peptidase S55 domain-containing protein: MQLLSRVARLRLTWVTAALALLLAAPPALAARAWPAGLEGRVLPVEEVRPGMRGTGYTVVQGQQVEPFDVTFLGVLPGVGPAGDLLLVETSGPLIDLTGGIVAGMSGSPVYVDGRLVGAIGFGFSYADHRVGMVTPIADMVEVLDRIEEPEAAGAPAETPDMDGLRPQAEPPRRVAFAADARQAETLARRVPEETAVMVPLATPLMAAGFGPRTLGLLSRWVGRLPAGPFLTVPTGSAPKVTGAAGGVERLQPGSAFGVQLLRGDVDLSALGTVTWTDGQRFLGFGHPFLSRGSVAFAATGADILRTVTSVEMPFKLGAATDVVGTLSQDRSAAVGGRLGQPPAMVDVDVDVVDLDRPREGEGRRFRFESVEDPWLMPDLVAIGVLQAFDRGIDRIGPGTARIRFSLEADGLNEPLVRDNMFFSESDVSARALAEMMEGVRLLASNPFQETRLRRVEVTARITPEPQTAQIVSVNPETKRARPGESLMIEVELQTYRGPREKKMVRLTVPPSTPEGKVQVTVRGGYYTGPSQVVPPEILSGQEAAPPAEGEEAEPLPEGASLEDILETFRTRERNYELVAEFYPPYAPLPADERVPADLGPAAPDAGTEAPPGHPSPKEPAPAEGEAPPEETKPVQARLATDYVIRGSGQFELEILAPAPPTPEPDDSQKRDGPGGTGLPSGS, translated from the coding sequence ATGCAGCTTCTCAGCAGAGTCGCACGCCTTCGTCTCACGTGGGTGACCGCCGCGCTCGCGCTGCTCCTGGCGGCCCCGCCCGCCCTGGCCGCGCGCGCCTGGCCCGCGGGCCTGGAAGGCCGGGTCCTGCCGGTGGAGGAAGTCCGGCCCGGCATGCGGGGCACCGGCTACACGGTGGTCCAGGGCCAGCAGGTGGAGCCCTTCGACGTCACCTTCCTGGGCGTCCTGCCCGGCGTCGGCCCGGCAGGCGACCTGCTGCTGGTGGAGACCTCGGGCCCCCTGATCGACCTCACGGGCGGGATCGTGGCAGGGATGAGCGGCAGCCCGGTCTACGTGGACGGGCGGCTTGTGGGCGCCATCGGCTTCGGCTTCAGCTACGCGGACCACCGGGTGGGGATGGTGACCCCCATCGCCGACATGGTGGAGGTGCTCGATCGCATCGAGGAGCCCGAGGCGGCGGGTGCACCCGCCGAGACCCCCGACATGGATGGGCTCCGGCCGCAGGCGGAACCGCCCCGGCGGGTCGCCTTCGCAGCCGACGCTCGGCAGGCGGAGACCCTGGCCCGAAGGGTGCCCGAGGAGACCGCGGTGATGGTCCCGCTGGCCACGCCCCTGATGGCGGCTGGCTTCGGCCCCCGAACCCTGGGGCTCCTCTCCCGCTGGGTGGGCCGCCTGCCGGCGGGTCCTTTCCTCACCGTGCCCACCGGCTCGGCCCCAAAGGTGACCGGCGCGGCGGGCGGGGTGGAGCGGCTGCAGCCGGGCAGCGCGTTCGGGGTGCAGCTCCTGAGGGGGGACGTGGATCTCTCCGCCCTGGGCACGGTGACCTGGACCGACGGCCAGCGCTTCCTCGGCTTCGGTCACCCCTTCCTCAGCCGGGGTTCGGTGGCTTTCGCGGCCACGGGCGCGGATATCCTGCGCACCGTCACCAGCGTGGAGATGCCCTTCAAGCTCGGCGCGGCCACGGATGTGGTGGGCACCCTCTCCCAGGACCGGTCCGCCGCCGTGGGGGGGAGGCTGGGCCAGCCGCCCGCGATGGTGGACGTGGACGTGGACGTGGTCGACCTGGACCGGCCCCGCGAGGGCGAAGGCCGGCGGTTCCGTTTCGAGTCCGTGGAAGACCCCTGGTTGATGCCCGATCTGGTGGCCATCGGCGTGCTCCAGGCCTTCGACCGGGGTATCGACCGGATCGGCCCCGGAACCGCCCGGATCCGCTTCAGCCTGGAGGCGGACGGGCTCAACGAGCCCCTGGTGCGCGACAACATGTTCTTTTCCGAGTCCGACGTCTCGGCCCGGGCGCTGGCCGAGATGATGGAGGGCGTCCGCCTCCTGGCGTCCAACCCATTCCAGGAGACCCGCCTCCGCCGGGTGGAAGTGACCGCCCGGATCACCCCCGAGCCCCAGACGGCCCAGATCGTCTCGGTGAACCCCGAAACGAAGCGGGCTCGACCCGGGGAGTCGCTGATGATCGAAGTCGAGCTCCAGACCTATCGGGGCCCCAGGGAGAAGAAGATGGTCCGGCTCACGGTCCCGCCCTCCACCCCCGAAGGGAAGGTCCAGGTGACGGTGCGGGGCGGCTACTACACGGGCCCGTCGCAGGTGGTGCCGCCTGAGATCCTGTCCGGCCAGGAGGCCGCCCCGCCGGCGGAGGGCGAGGAGGCCGAGCCCCTGCCCGAAGGGGCGAGCCTGGAGGACATCCTGGAGACGTTCCGCACCCGCGAGCGGAACTACGAACTGGTGGCCGAGTTCTACCCGCCGTACGCGCCCCTCCCGGCAGACGAGCGGGTTCCGGCGGACCTTGGGCCCGCAGCGCCCGACGCGGGGACCGAGGCGCCCCCGGGCCATCCCAGCCCCAAGGAGCCCGCTCCCGCCGAAGGCGAGGCTCCTCCCGAGGAGACCAAGCCGGTCCAGGCGCGATTGGCCACCGACTACGTCATCCGCGGGTCCGGCCAGTTCGAGCTGGAGATCCTGGCCCCCGCGCCCCCCACCCCCGAGCCGGACGACTCCCAGAAAAGGGACGGCCCGGGGGGCACCGGGCTTCCATCCGGATCCTGA
- a CDS encoding flagellar basal body P-ring protein FlgI — MKKGYRKGGRARPAGRPKGLWLLGLAAAAALATAPPGWAQEADAPPAPPADPVVRIKELVEVEGARPNQLVGLGLVVGLGGTGDSNRSEANVRMVANMLERFGLQVDESDLALRNVAAVTVTAELPPFARPGSALDVTVASFGDAKSLAGGVLLQTPLRGADGQVYGVAQGSLTLGGQASRYARREAVHPLVAVIPGGARVERAVPGAEVPQELRLLLRSPDFVTASRMVEVIDAAFGSGTAVAEDGGSLLLQPPPPMAGQPVDFLRQVLELTLVPDTDGRVVVDERTGTVVIGHRVRISSVAVAHQGIQVQVGPSLLGGAGREPTEPVTLLPAGSTVEELVAALNAAGAGPDDLVAILRAVAQAGALHGRLEVR; from the coding sequence GTGAAGAAGGGCTACAGGAAGGGTGGCCGCGCGAGACCGGCTGGGCGCCCCAAAGGCCTTTGGCTCCTGGGGCTGGCGGCGGCCGCGGCGCTGGCCACCGCGCCGCCGGGGTGGGCCCAGGAGGCCGATGCCCCTCCGGCTCCCCCGGCCGACCCGGTGGTGCGCATCAAGGAGCTGGTGGAGGTGGAGGGCGCCAGGCCCAACCAGCTGGTGGGCCTCGGTCTCGTGGTGGGCCTGGGCGGCACCGGGGACTCCAACCGCAGCGAGGCCAACGTGCGGATGGTGGCCAACATGCTCGAGCGGTTCGGGCTCCAGGTGGACGAAAGCGACCTGGCCCTGCGGAACGTGGCCGCCGTCACCGTGACCGCCGAGCTGCCCCCCTTCGCCCGGCCCGGTAGCGCGTTGGACGTCACCGTCGCCTCCTTCGGCGACGCCAAGAGCCTGGCGGGCGGCGTGCTGCTCCAGACCCCCCTGCGGGGCGCGGACGGGCAGGTGTACGGGGTGGCCCAGGGGTCCCTCACCCTCGGCGGGCAGGCGAGCCGCTACGCCCGGCGCGAGGCGGTTCACCCGCTGGTCGCGGTCATCCCCGGCGGCGCCCGGGTGGAGCGGGCCGTCCCGGGCGCCGAGGTGCCGCAGGAGCTGCGGCTGCTGCTTCGCAGCCCCGACTTCGTCACGGCGAGCCGCATGGTCGAGGTCATCGACGCCGCGTTCGGCTCGGGAACCGCCGTCGCCGAGGATGGCGGCAGCCTCCTCCTGCAGCCGCCGCCCCCGATGGCGGGCCAGCCGGTCGACTTCCTCCGGCAGGTGCTGGAGCTGACCCTGGTGCCTGACACCGACGGCCGGGTGGTGGTCGACGAGCGGACGGGAACAGTGGTCATCGGGCACCGGGTGCGCATCTCCTCGGTGGCCGTGGCGCACCAGGGCATCCAGGTGCAGGTGGGACCGTCCCTCCTGGGTGGCGCGGGACGGGAGCCGACCGAACCGGTGACGCTCCTGCCCGCGGGCAGCACGGTGGAGGAGCTGGTGGCCGCCCTGAACGCCGCGGGAGCAGGCCCGGACGACCTGGTCGCGATCCTCCGGGCGGTGGCCCAGGCGGGCGCGCTCCACGGTCGGCTGGAGGTGCGCTGA